The following are encoded in a window of Telmatobacter sp. DSM 110680 genomic DNA:
- a CDS encoding tetratricopeptide repeat protein — protein MRSVLILLIALALHGASAQTGKPAALNEADDYLRKGIAAQQQNDLSAAIDDYRKALAINPKLAEARANLGAALSAAGQFDAAIEEDTKALSSAPDKTAVRMNLGLAYYKKGDMAGAHTAFEAVHAARPQDVAAAVLLGYTDIKLNKSNEAATMLTPLENGRESNMDLEYVLAYALIDSGEETAGLPRMEKVAKATHSADAYFIAGTARLHRREFHEARIDLDAAIELHGDFPGLYTMAGQARDALGDIEAAQPAFEQALKSDPRDFTANLYLGTMRLKQRDLDKARPMLELALQLQPKSAVARLQMAKLNGMTGKYAEAATTLEELEKADPNWLDPHIELAPIYYKLHRPDDGQRERDIVQQLEAKQQKAGPPKQ, from the coding sequence ATGCGATCCGTGCTAATTCTGCTGATTGCGCTTGCTCTGCATGGAGCATCAGCGCAAACGGGCAAACCTGCCGCCCTGAATGAGGCGGACGACTACCTGCGCAAAGGTATTGCGGCCCAACAGCAAAATGACCTGAGCGCGGCTATCGACGACTATCGCAAAGCCCTCGCCATCAACCCGAAACTGGCAGAGGCGCGGGCGAATCTTGGCGCGGCATTGTCTGCGGCAGGGCAATTTGACGCAGCTATCGAGGAAGATACGAAGGCATTATCATCGGCTCCTGATAAGACTGCCGTGCGCATGAACCTGGGCTTGGCGTACTACAAGAAAGGCGACATGGCGGGTGCCCATACCGCGTTCGAAGCAGTGCATGCGGCTCGGCCCCAGGATGTTGCTGCCGCCGTTTTGCTGGGATATACCGATATCAAGCTGAATAAATCCAATGAAGCAGCGACCATGCTGACACCGCTTGAGAACGGGCGCGAAAGCAACATGGATTTGGAGTACGTGTTGGCATATGCACTGATTGATTCAGGCGAAGAGACAGCGGGATTGCCGCGCATGGAAAAAGTGGCGAAGGCGACCCATTCGGCGGATGCATACTTCATCGCTGGCACGGCGCGATTGCATCGCCGGGAATTCCACGAGGCGCGGATCGATCTGGACGCTGCGATCGAATTGCATGGAGATTTTCCCGGCCTGTACACGATGGCGGGACAGGCGCGCGATGCCCTTGGGGATATTGAGGCTGCGCAGCCTGCATTCGAACAGGCCTTGAAGTCGGACCCGCGCGACTTCACTGCGAATCTTTATCTGGGAACCATGCGACTTAAGCAGAGAGATCTGGATAAGGCGAGGCCGATGCTGGAACTTGCTCTGCAACTGCAGCCAAAGTCTGCAGTTGCTCGCCTTCAGATGGCCAAGCTGAACGGCATGACCGGAAAGTATGCCGAAGCTGCGACGACCTTGGAAGAACTCGAGAAGGCTGATCCTAACTGGCTCGATCCGCACATTGAGCTTGCGCCGATTTATTACAAACTGCATCGCCCCGACGATGGACAAAGAGAACGAGACATTGTGCAGCAGCTGGAAGCCAAACAACAGAAGGCCGGCCCACCAAAGCAGTAG
- a CDS encoding VWA domain-containing protein → MASGFIRLCLIAVLFGGVQISAGQAVPTSQPSADSQSAGMSQIVDEVTLDLAVQDKKHHKVLDLKPEDIQITDNDIPVKMNTFQLVQGDAQTDQLVTMVFDHFEGAGAKTAQTVADKILKMLSSKRYSFALLDFGNRMQLLQSFTADHKAMEQAVSTATANQVVRLSSTSTNAINITTDKADAERIKTAVQTEKNLVAIVRTGVDTAGRHVEPKERAQCQTLLAALQDTQKVMQDQHTRLALAGLLALVRSQQKLNERKSIIYFTSGFQLDSNSKDMVKTISGAAARAGVTFYTVDMDALDVGARHQIDNAMMNGGAPFDPVPKVIAVTPVGPVTAPSLQQQQSGSFNSNPLGSSADFMMRSDDGNPFSGAKSPMADLAKETGGVYIDAQEGVNKQLQQMRENMTTYYQATYKPPIEEYDGSFRSIVAKPLRAGYNVKTKSGYFALAPGAEAGIRPFEVPLLKLFNQSNLPQDVKFYAAVLQFGELPDGNSSTVAVQVPVASLQTIKDTRTNLFSAHVAIVAEIKDKNGTVIEHFGENIAKRGAVETLDSDPSASIILQRHFMAIPGQYLLEVAVYDQDGLKYGAQRTVFEIPQAQITPSLSPIVLVGHVDSINDDNEDPLEPLRYEKGKITPNLAGAVASNAKGVSLFFILHPDPKSSEPAILEMEASRNGHPGRRTPLPLKLKSAGEAVPYLATFKGSSMAPGNYEVKAMMSQGGKTSVQQVAFTVPGDGSVAAGAPGQGGGVAADLTASSEANDSYSGGLLAIIPVTNPVQPPADEEIASLIADAQTHSMGYAESLPNFMCVEVTNRSVDASGSGNWKHRDTLAELLRYRDKAETHTMLEINGVTSNTDREALLKQKGSTLSGGELGGVLKAVFAPSAKADFKWKETDALGSGTVQVFDYHVAKSNSMFSVVGSNDVQLMVGFHGQVYIDSATRNVRRISLEADDLPKDFPTQASVMGVDYDYVVINGRDYLMPISAEVRVRQNHHQAIMNTIEFRDYKKYGSAMKILDYKQVENSKQ, encoded by the coding sequence TTGGCAAGCGGTTTCATTCGACTGTGCCTGATCGCAGTGCTGTTTGGCGGAGTTCAAATATCAGCCGGACAGGCGGTTCCCACGTCGCAACCCTCCGCAGACAGCCAGTCCGCAGGCATGAGTCAGATCGTGGATGAAGTGACGCTGGACCTGGCAGTGCAGGACAAAAAGCATCACAAAGTGCTTGATCTCAAGCCTGAAGACATTCAGATCACTGACAACGATATTCCCGTAAAGATGAACACGTTTCAACTTGTGCAGGGCGATGCGCAGACTGACCAGTTGGTGACGATGGTTTTCGACCATTTTGAAGGCGCTGGAGCCAAGACTGCGCAGACGGTCGCCGACAAGATTTTGAAGATGCTCTCGTCAAAACGCTATTCGTTTGCTCTGCTGGACTTCGGAAACCGTATGCAGCTGCTGCAGAGCTTCACGGCCGATCACAAGGCGATGGAGCAAGCGGTAAGCACGGCGACGGCAAATCAAGTGGTGCGTCTCTCCTCGACCAGCACGAACGCCATCAATATCACAACTGACAAGGCGGATGCCGAGCGAATCAAAACTGCGGTGCAGACCGAGAAGAACCTGGTTGCAATTGTGCGCACGGGTGTAGACACAGCAGGCCGGCATGTAGAGCCGAAAGAGCGTGCGCAATGTCAGACCTTGCTAGCCGCACTGCAGGATACACAGAAGGTAATGCAGGATCAGCACACACGACTGGCGCTAGCCGGGCTGCTCGCATTAGTGCGTTCGCAACAAAAGTTGAATGAGCGAAAGTCCATCATTTACTTCACGAGCGGCTTCCAGTTGGATTCGAACTCTAAAGACATGGTAAAGACCATCAGCGGAGCTGCGGCGCGTGCGGGAGTTACGTTCTATACGGTGGATATGGACGCGCTCGATGTGGGTGCGCGCCATCAAATTGACAATGCGATGATGAATGGCGGTGCGCCATTTGATCCGGTTCCAAAGGTGATTGCGGTGACGCCGGTCGGACCTGTAACAGCGCCATCTCTTCAACAGCAGCAAAGCGGGAGTTTCAATAGCAATCCGCTTGGCTCCAGTGCAGATTTCATGATGCGCAGCGATGACGGCAACCCGTTCTCTGGCGCGAAGAGCCCGATGGCGGATCTTGCCAAGGAAACCGGCGGTGTTTACATCGACGCGCAAGAGGGCGTGAACAAGCAGTTGCAGCAGATGCGCGAGAACATGACGACGTATTACCAGGCGACCTACAAGCCGCCGATCGAGGAATACGACGGATCGTTCCGTTCGATCGTCGCAAAGCCCCTGCGCGCCGGGTACAACGTAAAAACGAAGTCGGGATATTTTGCATTGGCACCTGGTGCAGAAGCGGGAATACGGCCCTTTGAAGTGCCGCTCCTCAAGCTCTTTAACCAGTCCAATCTGCCGCAGGATGTGAAATTCTACGCCGCGGTGCTGCAGTTTGGAGAACTGCCCGACGGAAACTCGAGCACCGTTGCTGTGCAAGTGCCTGTTGCGTCGCTGCAAACAATCAAGGATACCCGTACCAATCTTTTCTCAGCACACGTGGCAATCGTTGCGGAAATCAAAGACAAGAATGGTACGGTTATCGAGCACTTCGGAGAGAACATCGCGAAGCGCGGAGCAGTGGAAACACTGGATTCGGATCCTTCCGCAAGCATCATTCTGCAGCGGCACTTTATGGCGATTCCCGGCCAATACCTTCTTGAGGTAGCGGTATATGACCAGGACGGATTGAAATATGGCGCGCAGCGGACCGTTTTTGAAATTCCGCAGGCACAGATCACACCATCGTTGAGCCCGATCGTACTCGTGGGGCATGTGGACTCCATCAACGACGACAACGAAGATCCGCTCGAACCTCTCCGCTATGAAAAAGGCAAGATCACCCCGAACCTTGCGGGAGCAGTTGCTAGTAACGCCAAGGGCGTTTCGTTGTTCTTTATTCTGCATCCCGACCCAAAGTCGAGCGAACCAGCGATTTTGGAGATGGAAGCCAGTAGAAACGGGCATCCGGGGCGAAGGACTCCGCTGCCATTGAAATTAAAGAGCGCGGGAGAGGCTGTTCCTTATCTTGCAACCTTCAAGGGTTCGTCGATGGCGCCCGGGAATTACGAAGTAAAGGCCATGATGAGCCAAGGCGGAAAGACATCCGTCCAGCAAGTGGCATTTACGGTGCCCGGAGACGGGAGCGTGGCTGCCGGGGCGCCGGGGCAGGGCGGAGGAGTTGCCGCGGACCTGACCGCGTCGAGCGAAGCGAATGACAGCTACAGCGGCGGATTGCTCGCAATTATTCCCGTGACCAACCCTGTCCAGCCCCCCGCGGATGAAGAGATTGCAAGTTTGATCGCAGATGCACAGACGCATTCCATGGGCTATGCGGAATCGCTACCCAACTTTATGTGTGTGGAAGTGACCAATCGCTCAGTTGACGCTTCTGGAAGCGGGAACTGGAAGCATCGCGACACGCTCGCAGAGTTGCTGCGTTATCGAGATAAAGCAGAAACCCACACCATGCTCGAGATCAACGGCGTTACCAGCAACACAGATCGGGAAGCGTTGCTGAAGCAGAAGGGCAGCACATTGTCGGGAGGAGAACTGGGTGGAGTATTGAAGGCCGTCTTCGCGCCATCAGCCAAGGCAGACTTCAAATGGAAAGAGACAGACGCGCTGGGCTCCGGTACTGTGCAGGTGTTTGACTACCATGTGGCCAAGAGCAACTCGATGTTCTCTGTGGTGGGATCGAACGATGTACAGTTGATGGTCGGATTTCATGGGCAGGTGTACATCGATAGCGCGACCCGCAATGTACGCCGCATAAGCCTGGAAGCAGATGATTTGCCAAAAGATTTTCCGACGCAGGCTTCAGTGATGGGCGTCGACTACGACTACGTGGTAATCAATGGACGCGACTACCTTATGCCGATCAGTGCCGAGGTGCGTGTGCGGCAAAATCATCACCAGGCAATCATGAATACTATTGAGTTCCGGGACTACAAGAAATATGGATCGGCGATGAAGATCCTGGACTACAAACAGGTTGAGAACTCGAAGCAATAG
- a CDS encoding CRTAC1 family protein, producing MAVFDYNGDGRPDIFFTNGADISTLQKSSPKYYDRLFRNNGDGTFTDVTEQAGLRGSGFDVGVAIGDYDNDGHPDIFVAGVHGNTLYHNNGNGTFTDVTRKVGLDKWNDPDYGPLWAVAAVWVDVNNDGLLDLFVVNYLQWTYSNIPKCVIEGVAEYCHPRYYKGLPNQLFLNQGDGTFRDVSKEWGIRDHIGKGMGVGMADYDLDGKPDLFVTNDAEYAFLFHNLGNKFEEAAFQTNVALAEDAAFISGMGTDFRDVNNDGYPDIVYVALKSQTFPLYLNTGKGDFTEATAPSGMRTLSMGMSGFGPALYDFDNDGWKDLFVTRGQVTSVWPPGYKFAEPNVVFHNLGSSGKWESLTSEAGFTDATAARHRGCAFGDFEGKGRIDIVATSLDEPAELWMNRSPQAGHWLDIALHGVKSNRDGIGARIKVVTNAGTQYNHQTSSVCYASSSLGPVHFGLGAETKVSTVEVHWPSGIVQILENISADQVLKVSEPSESTALKK from the coding sequence GTGGCTGTTTTTGACTACAACGGGGATGGCCGCCCCGACATCTTTTTCACCAACGGCGCTGACATCTCGACCCTTCAAAAGTCTTCGCCGAAGTATTACGACCGCCTGTTCCGCAATAACGGCGACGGCACGTTCACCGACGTCACGGAACAAGCAGGACTCAGGGGAAGCGGATTCGATGTAGGCGTAGCGATCGGCGACTACGACAACGACGGCCATCCTGATATCTTCGTCGCCGGAGTTCACGGCAATACTCTGTACCACAACAATGGCAACGGCACGTTTACTGACGTCACCCGGAAGGTCGGACTCGACAAGTGGAACGATCCTGATTACGGTCCTCTCTGGGCTGTCGCCGCGGTCTGGGTCGACGTGAACAACGACGGCCTGCTGGACCTCTTCGTCGTCAACTATCTGCAGTGGACCTACTCGAATATTCCAAAGTGCGTCATTGAGGGCGTCGCGGAATATTGCCATCCCCGCTACTACAAGGGCCTGCCCAACCAGCTCTTTCTCAACCAGGGCGACGGCACATTTAGAGACGTCTCAAAAGAGTGGGGCATTCGCGATCACATTGGCAAAGGAATGGGCGTAGGCATGGCCGACTACGATCTCGATGGCAAACCGGATCTATTCGTAACGAATGATGCAGAGTACGCGTTTCTCTTTCACAACCTCGGCAACAAGTTTGAAGAAGCAGCTTTCCAGACCAACGTCGCTCTGGCTGAAGATGCAGCTTTCATCTCTGGCATGGGAACGGACTTTCGCGACGTCAACAACGATGGATATCCCGACATTGTCTACGTCGCACTCAAAAGCCAGACTTTTCCTCTATATCTGAACACCGGGAAAGGTGACTTCACTGAAGCAACCGCGCCCAGCGGTATGCGGACCCTCAGCATGGGCATGTCCGGATTCGGACCGGCACTTTATGACTTCGATAACGATGGCTGGAAAGACCTCTTTGTTACACGTGGACAAGTCACGTCAGTGTGGCCGCCGGGATATAAATTCGCTGAGCCCAATGTTGTTTTTCACAACCTTGGCTCGAGTGGCAAATGGGAGTCTCTTACTTCCGAAGCAGGCTTTACCGACGCTACGGCTGCCCGACATCGGGGTTGCGCGTTCGGCGACTTCGAAGGCAAGGGCCGCATCGACATCGTCGCCACAAGTCTCGATGAACCTGCAGAGTTATGGATGAACCGCAGCCCCCAAGCGGGCCACTGGCTTGACATCGCACTCCATGGAGTCAAATCGAACCGCGACGGCATCGGTGCTCGCATCAAGGTCGTGACCAACGCCGGGACGCAGTACAACCACCAGACGTCAAGCGTCTGCTACGCTTCTTCAAGCCTCGGACCTGTGCACTTCGGTCTGGGCGCCGAAACGAAGGTAAGTACCGTCGAAGTTCATTGGCCCAGTGGCATCGTCCAGATACTCGAGAACATTTCTGCCGATCAAGTCCTGAAAGTGTCTGAACCTTCCGAATCAACAGCACTGAAGAAATGA
- a CDS encoding tetratricopeptide repeat protein has protein sequence MQRVLIGTAVILLAAGSGFVFEVSAKANPSQADVIPAYLKPIAMDETGRAALQPLTIDVPINGTIYPPDLIPPQFAWRDSNPATTVWRIQIFFGEKTRPIQVWSDGEKLQIGPVDESLTGYVPPTLTPEQAADHTWRPDPKTWEEIKKRSVSQSAKVIITGFANRQSIDPLTRAEAAISTSRDPVGAPIFYRDVPLIPPDPDTEQRGVIKPLPDSVLPKIKWQLRYVNQTESKVMMTNLPTCGNCHSFSRDGKTMGIDVDGPANDKGLYALIPLKKNSTISSDYLLRWSSFSEEHSQKRFGFMSQVSPDGKYVVNSIDVPHAHGTRVIDRLYNGFYENYGFGQVFYPTRGVLAWYSKETGKLQPLPGADDPNYVQTSAFWTPDGKYLIYSRAAARDPYPAGYKRSTYANDPNETQIQYDLYRIPFNDGKGGTPERIVGASENGMSNNFPKASPDGKWIIFVQCKNGLLMRPDSRLFIVPFEGGEARPLESNLARMNSWHTFNPNGHWLAFSSKSPSLYTHLYLTHIDERGHASPPVVVENATAANRAVNIPEFVNLGPEGLDHIDTPAIDFYREFDLAQQLQDAHKYADAIPAWKVAAEKDPTDARPWNNMGVALAASGKAIDAIAAYEKSIAMNSDSSQTHNNLGSALAEAGRLDEAKIQIEKAIALDGDNGAAHVNLGHLLEVTGHREEALQELTQGLQAAPKNADGHNIYGVILAREGKMNDAIAELQLAVKLAPNSAECRYNLGRAFAATERFSEAVPQLEAAAKLTGNREPAVLQMLGAMYSEIGNYPQALTTAQQALEIADKQQNLELAKVLRDDVARYQQKAAGQVTGPNGPARQ, from the coding sequence ATGCAACGGGTGTTGATTGGGACCGCCGTAATTCTGCTGGCCGCCGGTTCGGGCTTTGTATTTGAGGTCTCCGCTAAAGCCAATCCCTCGCAGGCCGATGTGATCCCTGCCTACCTCAAGCCTATTGCTATGGACGAAACTGGCCGAGCAGCATTGCAGCCCCTCACGATAGACGTACCCATCAACGGCACAATCTACCCGCCGGACCTCATCCCGCCCCAGTTTGCCTGGCGCGATAGCAACCCCGCAACCACCGTCTGGCGCATCCAAATTTTCTTCGGCGAGAAAACGCGTCCCATCCAAGTCTGGTCTGATGGTGAAAAGCTACAAATCGGTCCCGTCGACGAATCACTCACAGGTTACGTTCCGCCTACACTCACGCCTGAACAGGCCGCCGACCACACCTGGCGCCCCGACCCCAAGACTTGGGAAGAGATCAAGAAGCGCTCGGTATCGCAATCTGCCAAGGTCATCATCACGGGTTTTGCCAATCGTCAATCTATCGATCCCCTGACGCGCGCCGAAGCGGCAATCTCGACGTCCAGGGATCCTGTCGGCGCTCCCATCTTCTACCGCGATGTTCCGCTGATTCCGCCGGACCCCGATACAGAGCAGCGCGGCGTCATCAAACCGCTACCCGATTCCGTCCTACCCAAAATCAAGTGGCAGCTCCGCTACGTCAATCAGACCGAGAGTAAGGTCATGATGACGAATCTGCCCACCTGCGGGAATTGCCACTCCTTCTCGCGCGATGGCAAAACCATGGGTATCGATGTCGATGGCCCGGCCAACGACAAGGGTCTTTACGCTCTGATCCCCCTCAAGAAAAACAGCACCATCTCCAGCGACTACCTTCTGCGCTGGAGTTCCTTCTCAGAGGAGCACTCGCAAAAACGGTTCGGCTTTATGAGCCAGGTCTCGCCAGACGGCAAATACGTCGTCAATTCCATCGACGTGCCTCACGCTCACGGCACGCGGGTGATCGATCGCCTGTATAACGGATTTTATGAGAACTACGGCTTCGGCCAGGTCTTCTACCCAACGCGCGGTGTGCTTGCGTGGTACAGCAAGGAGACGGGCAAACTTCAGCCTCTGCCCGGTGCCGACGATCCCAACTACGTGCAAACATCCGCCTTCTGGACGCCTGATGGCAAGTACCTCATCTATTCTCGCGCCGCCGCCCGCGATCCTTACCCGGCAGGATACAAGCGCTCAACCTACGCCAACGATCCCAATGAAACCCAAATCCAATACGACCTCTATAGGATCCCATTCAACGACGGCAAGGGCGGAACTCCCGAGCGTATAGTTGGCGCGTCAGAAAACGGAATGAGCAACAACTTCCCGAAGGCCTCGCCGGACGGAAAATGGATCATCTTCGTGCAGTGCAAGAACGGCCTTCTGATGCGCCCCGACAGCAGGCTTTTTATTGTTCCTTTTGAGGGCGGTGAGGCGCGGCCCCTCGAGTCAAACCTGGCACGGATGAACTCGTGGCATACCTTCAATCCCAACGGCCATTGGCTCGCCTTCTCGTCAAAAAGCCCCTCTCTCTATACGCACCTTTACCTAACCCACATCGACGAACGAGGCCACGCCAGCCCGCCTGTCGTCGTTGAAAATGCCACCGCCGCCAATCGCGCTGTAAACATCCCGGAGTTTGTGAATCTCGGTCCCGAGGGTCTCGATCACATCGACACCCCTGCCATCGACTTCTATCGCGAGTTCGACCTTGCCCAGCAACTGCAGGACGCACACAAATACGCTGATGCGATTCCCGCATGGAAGGTCGCTGCCGAAAAAGATCCCACAGACGCACGTCCCTGGAACAACATGGGCGTCGCGCTCGCCGCCAGCGGCAAAGCCATCGATGCCATCGCCGCCTATGAAAAATCGATCGCGATGAATAGCGACAGTTCCCAGACCCACAACAATCTTGGGAGTGCACTTGCCGAGGCTGGCAGGCTAGATGAAGCCAAAATACAAATCGAGAAGGCCATCGCGCTCGATGGAGACAACGGGGCTGCCCACGTGAACCTTGGACACTTGCTTGAAGTGACCGGGCATCGCGAAGAAGCTTTGCAAGAGCTGACGCAAGGCCTTCAGGCGGCTCCTAAGAACGCGGACGGACACAACATATATGGCGTCATTCTGGCACGAGAAGGCAAGATGAACGACGCGATCGCCGAACTCCAGCTAGCGGTTAAGCTGGCGCCCAACTCGGCCGAATGCCGCTACAATCTAGGCCGAGCATTCGCCGCCACCGAACGATTTTCTGAAGCAGTTCCGCAGTTGGAAGCGGCAGCGAAACTCACTGGCAATCGTGAACCAGCCGTCCTGCAAATGCTCGGCGCCATGTACTCCGAAATCGGCAACTATCCACAAGCCTTGACCACCGCGCAGCAAGCCTTGGAGATTGCCGACAAGCAGCAAAACCTTGAGCTGGCGAAGGTTCTCCGCGACGACGTTGCCCGGTATCAACAAAAGGCCGCCGGCCAGGTAACCGGGCCGAACGGTCCTGCCCGGCAATGA